One genomic window of Spartobacteria bacterium includes the following:
- the eda gene encoding bifunctional 4-hydroxy-2-oxoglutarate aldolase/2-dehydro-3-deoxy-phosphogluconate aldolase, translated as MDKETVIKRISDIGLVAVVRAETAEKAKKITEACIAGGVAAIEITFTVPGAHDIIKELASSYSEDEIILGAGTVLDPETARLAIVNGAQYVVSSSFNPDTARLCNRYRIPYMPGCMTLKEIVDAMEGGADIIKVFPGDMLGPKFIKAVHGPMPQVKMMPTGGVDVDNVNEWIAAGVVACGAGSSLTAGAKTGDYDKIVETAKLFISRIRQARGQ; from the coding sequence ATGGACAAAGAAACAGTAATTAAGCGGATATCAGATATTGGTCTTGTCGCTGTAGTACGTGCAGAAACGGCAGAAAAAGCAAAAAAAATAACAGAAGCCTGTATTGCGGGTGGCGTTGCGGCCATTGAAATTACATTCACTGTTCCCGGAGCACATGACATCATCAAGGAACTCGCCAGTTCGTATTCGGAAGATGAAATCATACTTGGAGCCGGCACCGTGCTTGATCCTGAAACGGCTCGTCTGGCCATTGTGAACGGGGCACAGTATGTGGTCAGCTCAAGTTTCAATCCGGATACGGCCCGTCTTTGCAACCGCTATCGCATTCCTTATATGCCTGGCTGCATGACGCTGAAAGAGATTGTGGATGCCATGGAAGGCGGCGCGGATATTATTAAGGTTTTCCCGGGAGATATGCTTGGTCCGAAATTTATCAAAGCCGTTCACGGACCGATGCCGCAGGTCAAAATGATGCCCACGGGTGGTGTCGATGTAGACAATGTGAATGAATGGATTGCTGCGGGCGTGGTTGCCTGCGGTGCCGGGAGCAGTCTTACTGCCGGAGCCAAAACAGGCGATTACGACAAAATCGTAGAAACCGCCAAGTTGTTTATATCACGCATTCGCCAGGCACGCGGCCAATAA
- a CDS encoding hydroxyacid dehydrogenase gives MRQNVTKVLITPRSFAEHDVTPLRMLEEKGYELIRNPYGRIMNAHEMQLLIGSVDGIILGVDPCDKEVMSCAEKLRVISRYGVGMDNIDLDYAGEKGIQVFRTVGANSDAVADYAFGLMLDLTRKITFIDRACREGNWKKIKTSEMNKKVLGVVGLGAIGKGVARRSTGFDMKVLAYDPYEDQDYAAAHNIEYVSLDRLLKEADFISLHLPLTEQTHHLIGARQFQMMKSTAILVNTARGGIVDEAALYQALKNKQIMAAGIDVFDSEPPKNTELMACDNLVVGAHCAASSLEAIDNMSLMAAENLIAGFEKG, from the coding sequence ATGAGGCAGAACGTGACCAAAGTATTGATAACTCCCCGCTCGTTTGCAGAGCATGATGTGACGCCGCTGCGTATGCTGGAAGAAAAGGGATATGAATTGATTCGAAATCCCTATGGACGGATCATGAATGCGCATGAAATGCAGCTGCTCATTGGTTCTGTCGACGGGATCATTCTCGGCGTAGATCCTTGTGATAAAGAAGTTATGAGCTGTGCGGAAAAGTTGCGGGTCATTTCGCGCTACGGTGTGGGAATGGATAATATTGATTTAGATTATGCCGGGGAAAAGGGCATTCAGGTCTTTCGTACTGTGGGAGCCAACTCCGATGCGGTGGCCGATTATGCCTTTGGACTGATGCTGGATCTCACGCGCAAAATCACGTTCATTGACCGTGCATGTCGAGAAGGCAACTGGAAGAAAATAAAAACATCCGAAATGAATAAAAAAGTGCTGGGTGTTGTGGGTTTAGGAGCCATCGGCAAAGGCGTCGCCAGACGTTCCACTGGATTTGATATGAAGGTGTTAGCCTATGATCCCTATGAAGATCAGGATTATGCCGCAGCACATAATATTGAATACGTTTCTCTGGACCGATTGCTTAAGGAAGCCGATTTTATCAGCCTGCATCTTCCGCTGACAGAGCAGACGCATCACTTAATCGGAGCCAGGCAGTTCCAGATGATGAAATCCACGGCGATACTGGTCAACACAGCCCGTGGCGGCATTGTGGATGAAGCGGCGCTGTACCAGGCATTGAAAAACAAGCAGATCATGGCGGCAGGCATCGATGTTTTTGACAGTGAGCCACCGAAAAACACCGAGCTGATGGCGTGTGATAATTTAGTGGTTGGTGCGCATTGTGCCGCATCGTCTTTAGAAGCAATTGATAACATGAGTCTTATGGCAGCAGAAAATCTGATTGCCGGATTTGAAAAGGGGTAA